A single genomic interval of Hemiscyllium ocellatum isolate sHemOce1 chromosome 37, sHemOce1.pat.X.cur, whole genome shotgun sequence harbors:
- the rimkla gene encoding beta-citrylglutamate synthase B isoform X2 has product MAPPTVQHSFSTALECQPGLCAHLIPWMELESTIFWFRGLRIKQETVTSYPQVVVVRVPTPSVQNDSDITLLRHLEKMGCRLANRPQAILHCVNKFWTFQELAGHGIPLPDTFSYGGHENFAKMIDDAEPLGYPVVVKNTRGHRGKAVFLARDKHHLSDLSHLIRHDAPYLFQKYVKESHGKDIRVVLVGGRVIGAMLRCSTDGRMQSNCSLGGVGVMYQLSEQGKQLAIQVSNILGMDVCGIDLLRKDDGSFVVCEANANVGFRAFDKACNLDVSGIIADYALSLLPSRLTRKMSLLSVVSSASETSEPEVGASVSAIPESVFTMSVGSSSSESDPEIVEVRDSDTAASRSMQTVLPETGYNMNNLINTEMKLLSE; this is encoded by the exons GACTACGTATCAAACAGGAAACAGTAACCAGTTACCCTCAAGTAGTGGTTGTTCGAGTTCCCACTCCTTCAGTCCAGAATGATAGTGATATTACGCTCCTGCGGCACTTGGAAAAGATGGGCTGTCGCCTGGCCAATCGTCCTCAGGCCATATTGCACTGCGTTAACAAGTTCTGGACTTTCCAGGAGCTAGCTGGTCATGGAATACCATTGCCTGATACATTCTCTTACG GTGGTCATGAAAATTTTGCAAAAATGATCGATGATGCTGAGCCTTTGGGTTATCCAGTAGTAGTTAAAAATACACGAGGTCATCGAG GGAAGGCAGTGTTCCTGGCACGGGACAAGCATCATTTGTCTGACTTATCTCATCTGATACGACATGATGCTCCCTACCTTTTCCAGAAATACGTAAAAGAATCGCATGGGAAGGATATCCGTGTGGTGCTGGTAGGAGGCCGTGTGATTGGTGCAATGCTGCGATGCTCCACTGATGGTAGAATGCAAAGCAACTGCTCATTAG GTGGTGTTGGTGTGATGTATCAACTGAGTGAGCAGGGCAAACAGCTGGCAATCCAGGTCTCCAATATTCTGGGCATGGATGTGTGCGGTATCGATCTGCTCAGGAAAGATGACGGTTCTTTTGTAGTGTGTGAAGCAAATGCAAATGTAGGTTTCAGGGCCTTTGATAAAGCTTGCAATCTGGATGTAAGTGGTATCATAGCAGACTATGCCCTGTCATTGCTGCCAAGCAGACTGACCAGAAAGATGTCGCTTCTTTCTGTTGTTTCAAGTGCCAGTGAAACAAGTGAGCCAGAGGTGGGGGCTTCAGTCAGTGCCATCCCTGAGAGTGTGTTCACCATGAGTGTGGGTTCAAGTTCTAGTGAGAGTGATCCTGAAATAGTGGAGGTCAGAGATTCTGACACTGCTGCTTCCCGGTCCATGCAGACTGTCCTGCCTGAGACAGGCTACAATATGAACAATCTCATAAATACTGAAATGAAACtattgagtgagtga
- the rimkla gene encoding beta-citrylglutamate synthase B isoform X3, with amino-acid sequence MTLCIGLRIKQETVTSYPQVVVVRVPTPSVQNDSDITLLRHLEKMGCRLANRPQAILHCVNKFWTFQELAGHGIPLPDTFSYGGHENFAKMIDDAEPLGYPVVVKNTRGHRGKAVFLARDKHHLSDLSHLIRHDAPYLFQKYVKESHGKDIRVVLVGGRVIGAMLRCSTDGRMQSNCSLGGVGVMYQLSEQGKQLAIQVSNILGMDVCGIDLLRKDDGSFVVCEANANVGFRAFDKACNLDVSGIIADYALSLLPSRLTRKMSLLSVVSSASETSEPEVGASVSAIPESVFTMSVGSSSSESDPEIVEVRDSDTAASRSMQTVLPETGYNMNNLINTEMKLLSE; translated from the exons GACTACGTATCAAACAGGAAACAGTAACCAGTTACCCTCAAGTAGTGGTTGTTCGAGTTCCCACTCCTTCAGTCCAGAATGATAGTGATATTACGCTCCTGCGGCACTTGGAAAAGATGGGCTGTCGCCTGGCCAATCGTCCTCAGGCCATATTGCACTGCGTTAACAAGTTCTGGACTTTCCAGGAGCTAGCTGGTCATGGAATACCATTGCCTGATACATTCTCTTACG GTGGTCATGAAAATTTTGCAAAAATGATCGATGATGCTGAGCCTTTGGGTTATCCAGTAGTAGTTAAAAATACACGAGGTCATCGAG GGAAGGCAGTGTTCCTGGCACGGGACAAGCATCATTTGTCTGACTTATCTCATCTGATACGACATGATGCTCCCTACCTTTTCCAGAAATACGTAAAAGAATCGCATGGGAAGGATATCCGTGTGGTGCTGGTAGGAGGCCGTGTGATTGGTGCAATGCTGCGATGCTCCACTGATGGTAGAATGCAAAGCAACTGCTCATTAG GTGGTGTTGGTGTGATGTATCAACTGAGTGAGCAGGGCAAACAGCTGGCAATCCAGGTCTCCAATATTCTGGGCATGGATGTGTGCGGTATCGATCTGCTCAGGAAAGATGACGGTTCTTTTGTAGTGTGTGAAGCAAATGCAAATGTAGGTTTCAGGGCCTTTGATAAAGCTTGCAATCTGGATGTAAGTGGTATCATAGCAGACTATGCCCTGTCATTGCTGCCAAGCAGACTGACCAGAAAGATGTCGCTTCTTTCTGTTGTTTCAAGTGCCAGTGAAACAAGTGAGCCAGAGGTGGGGGCTTCAGTCAGTGCCATCCCTGAGAGTGTGTTCACCATGAGTGTGGGTTCAAGTTCTAGTGAGAGTGATCCTGAAATAGTGGAGGTCAGAGATTCTGACACTGCTGCTTCCCGGTCCATGCAGACTGTCCTGCCTGAGACAGGCTACAATATGAACAATCTCATAAATACTGAAATGAAACtattgagtgagtga